A stretch of DNA from Nonlabens ponticola:
CAATATTCACGCTAGGTAGAAGAGTGATATGATCCAGATTTGCATTTGTGATTTCCTTAACTCACTTAATCTATGAAAAGTGCTTTTAAACTTTTCAATGAATGGTTGTTAAAAGTAAATGGAAGATAAAAGTGAACAAAAGCATGCATTTGGTACTATTGAAAAAGCCAAAATACAATTGTATTCTGGCTTTAAATTTAATGCTAGCTTTTACAACAATAGCAAAGATTTCATCTATCTAGATTGAGAATCGTTCCTTGACCTTTTCTACAAAGTCTAACTTTTCCCATGTGAACAATTCCACCTCTTTGGTCACCTTACCATTGTATGGCGATTCAAAAACCTTAGTCATGGTACGTGGCTCGCGACCCATGTGACCATAGGCGGCTGTATCTCTATAGATAGGATTGCGCAGTTTTAATCTTTTCTCAATGGCGGCTGGACGCATGTCAAACAGTTCTGCGACGTGCTTTGAGATCTCACCATCAGTCATATCAACAGTAGAAGTTCCATAGGTATCTACAAGAATCGATGTAGGTTCTACAACGCCAATGGCATAGGATACTTGCACGAGTACTTCGCTGGCCAGTCCAGCAGCAACAAGATTCTTCGCAACGTGTCTCGCCGCATAAGCTGCGCTGCGATCCACCTTAGATGGGTCTTTTCCTGAAAAAGCGCCACCACCGTGCGCTCCTTTACCACCGTAAGTGTCAACAATAATCTTGCGACCAGTTAGACCAGTGTCGCCGTGAGGTCCACCAATTACAAACTTGCCCGTAGGATTGATGTGGTAGGTAATCTCATCGTTAAACAAGTTCTGCGCATATTCTGGTAGTTGATCTTTTACTCTTGGGATAAGTATCTCCACCAAATCCTTTTTAATCTGCGCCAGCATCGCATCATCATCCTCATTAAATGGATCGTGCTGTGTTGAGATAACAATCGCATCAATTCGCTGCGGTAGGTTATCATCACTGTATTCAATGGTAACTTGGGATTTTGCATCTGGACGCAAATAAGTGATGGCATCATTCTCACGACGCAGTTTTGCCAGCTCAATCAATATCTTATGAGAAATATCAAGTGCCAGCGGCATGTAATTATCGGTCTCGCTAGTCGCATAGCCAAACATCATTCCTTGATCACCAGCGCCTTGCTCTTCTTTACTCTCGCGATCAACACCTTGATTGATGTCTTGCGACTGCTCGTGAATCAAAGAAATAACACCGCAAGAATCACCAGAAAACTGGTATTCACCTTTAGTATATCCTATCTCGTTGATGATTTCACGGGCTATGTTTTGGACGTCTAGATAAGTGTCCGATTTCACTTCACCAGCAAGGACGACTTGTCCAGTTGTTACTAGCGTCTCACACGCGACCTTGGATTCTGGATCAAAAGCTAGAAAATTATCGAGCAGCGCGTCACTTATTTGGTCGGCTACTTTGTCTGGGTGACCTTCACTTACAGACTCTGATGTAAAAAGATATGGCATGTTTTAATTACGCTTTCGCGAAAGCGGAATCATCTTCAAACGCTATCGCACTATTATAAAATTGAAAAGGTAAAGAAAGACTGTGCAAGAAATACATCTGTTTTAGCATTTGTGTTTCTAGTAAAAGAAACGAGGTTGCAAGCAGTCAAATCAATCCTCAATGATGCAAATGTAAGCATAATCGCCACCTATAAAGTTTCGTCTAATAGATTTTCAAAATATCAATAGTCTAGGCATTGATACTATGGTCTGGCTTCAAGAGCTTCAATCCTTTTCTGTTGTTCTTTAATCGCATTAACCAGTATAGGGATGAGAGCGGTATAATCGACTGATAGTGTTTGCTCATCGTCATTACCCGTATGAACTACCTCAGGAAGGTCTTCTAACAAGTCTTGCGCCATGAATCCGTATTGCTCGCGCTCGCTGGCATCAGTTTTATAATTGTAACTGTAAGTCTTAAGCTTGAGAATCGTTTCAAGACCAAGTGATAGATCATTAATGTTTTCTTTTTTACGTCTATCACTTACCTGAGTTGCGTTCTGAAAGTAAAGAGTTCTCCACGGTCTGTCTGATCTACCTAAATCTTTAGTGTTTTGAATGGGGAAAAAGGCAAAATCAGTTAAGTGATAATCAACTTCTGATCCACCAGAAGGTCCTATGTTGATTCTCAGGCCACCATCTGCACCAGGGTCATTGGAGTGAACACCTTTAGTGTACACACGACGGAAATGTCTATCAGACCTACCAATATCATAAACACCATCTGTAGAAGAGAAGTTATTTGCGGCATCTATGCGTGGTAACAAATTGCTTTCTTCAAAATATAGTCGTCTTGAATTACCAAAGGCCATGCTTATTGTACCATTTATGTCAGTATGTTGCATATCAAAGAAGCTGCCATTGTTTATCATGTTGAAATCAAAGGAGGCAAAATCCAAACTTATACCATCACTTCCAGCTTCCGTTTTAAGAACCAGCGCTCTATTAGGATTTGTTACACCAGTACCTATCCCTATATTTCCATTTGCTGCTACTCGTATTCTTTCAATTGCGTTAGTTGCAATTGAAAGGCCTGCATTGTCACTGGTTCCAATGTAATTATTAGTATCAGCGCCAGGCGTTGTACCTGCGTTCCCATTTCTTGACCAATCATTGTTTGCTCCTGTTTGTGCCGCGTTGTCCCTACTTGTGGTCAATCTGCTCCAGCCTGTACCATTCCAATAATGATAACCAGTTCCTGTAATGCCATTAGTATTGTAAACTAATAGACTTTCTTCAATGGTTCCTTCTATTGGATTTTGACTATCAAGATCGGGAATATCTATTCTAGGAATCATGATTCCCTTATTTCCATCAACGGAATGCACATCCAGCATACTGGCACTATTAGGATCAATGGTACCTATGCCCACTTGAGCAAACAGTCCGGTTGTTGAAAAAAGGAGAGAGAAAATAATATAGCGTAAAGCATTATTCATAAATCATCGTATTGGTTCATCTATACTAACGGTGTTTTATCTAACTAGGTTTCAATAACATAGGTTAATGTGTTATAATTAACAGGTGTAATCACACATATTGTGTTTAATCCTGTAATTGAGCTCTTTGTCGGTTATTAAATTTTATAATACGTTAAGGCGTAACAAATGTGGAGAAATGCATGGATGTGTGTTAAATAAAGCAAAACTTTTAATACTAAAACATATTAGTTATACTATATCTTTGATCTAAATAGCTTTATTTCAATTAGTTGCGTTAATCCTACTAATTTACTAGGAATTAAACTAAAAATAATTTGGTCACGTCATTTTTGTTTTTGAATATTTGTACTCGACGTTCATAACCATATTGAAATTATCAAGAAAGGACGAGGGAACAGACCCATCGACTCCTTAGCAACCCTTCATTTTTGTCGACATTAAATGAAGAAGGTGCTAATTTCTGCCACGCAAGTGGACCAGATGATACTCATGTAAGTAGGTTATACTACCACACAGTTTCTTTTTTGATGTTATCTCACCACACTGGTGCGGCAACTCTGTATTTCAAACCGATTATGGACATTATTTATTGATGTTTAAAAGAAACAACATGTCAACTTCAAATTTTGCAACCCAGTCATTACACACAGGTCATGACTTCAAAAACAACGGTGGTACAAGAGCAGTGCCGCTCTATCAATCCACTAGCTATGTGTTCAACAACAGCGATCACGCAGCAAATCTGTTCTCGCTCGCCGAGCCTGGTTTTATCTACACCAGGATCAATAACCCAACGGTAGATGTGCTGGAACAGCGACTCACCGCTCTAGAAGGTGGTCTTGCAGCCGTGGCAACCGCCTCGGGAACCAGCGCCATTTCAACAACGCTACTTACCTTATTGCGTGCTGGCGATCATATCGTCGCTAGTAATTCGCTCTATGGCGGTACTTATAACTTGCTTTCGGTGACACTTCCTAGATTGGGTATCACGACCACATTTGTCAATCCTAATGATGATGACGCTTTCGCGAAAGCGGTACAAGAAAACACCAGAGCCATATTTGTAGAGTCTCTAGGTAATCCCAAACTTGATGTGTTAGATCTCAAAAAAATCAGTGTACAAGCCAAAGATGCCAAAGTGCCATTGATCGTAGATAATACAGTCGCCACACCTTACTTACTCAATCCTATTGAGCACGGCGCAAACATCGTCATTCATTCATTGACCAAGTATATCAACGGTAACGGTACAGCTCTAGGCGGCATCATCATCGACGCAGGAACCTTTGATTGGACAAACGGCAAATTCCCAGAATTTACAGAGCCATCGCCAGGATACCATGGTCTGGTTTACAGCGAAGCGCTGGAAGCTGCTGCCTTTATTGCCAAAGTGCGAATAGAAGGCCTGCGTGATCTAGGTGGTGCGATATCACCGTTCAATGCATGGCAAATCATTCAAGGTTTAGAAACCCTACAATTGCGTATTGAAAAGCACAGTCAAAGCGCACTGGAATTAGCTAAATGGCTACAAACTCAAGAACAAGTAGAATGGGTCAACTATCCAGGATTAGAGTCCAGCGATTACTACGATCTGGCAAAAAAATATCTGCCTAAAGGACAAAGTGGTATCGTTACTTTTGGAGTAAAAGGTGGTTATGAAAGTGCCAAAAAAGTAGTCGACAGCGCTCAGGTATTCTCTTTGCTAGCCAACATAGGCGATACAAAATCCTTGATCATTCACCCAGCAAGCACCACGCACCAGCAGCTTAAGGACGAAGATCAGCTTAGTACTGGTGTGACAAAGGATTTGATCAGACTATCCGTTGGTCTTGAAGATATAGAGGATTTGAAACAAGATCTCGTCAACGCATTTGCAGCCATCAAATCTGGAGTTACCGCCTAGATGTCAGTAAATCTTGAGACATATCAAATTCCAGATTTTGAATCGATCTCTGGTATCAAACAGGACGTCCATCTTACCTATAGAATATACGGGTGCGCGCTACACAGCGCACCCATAATTCTGGTCAATCACGCGCTCACAGGTAATTCTGATCTGGAAAGCTGGTGGTTTGAGATGGTAGGACCTGACAAACCGCTAGATACCAATCGCTTCACTTTACTAACAATTGATTTGCCTGGTAATGGTCATGATCGCGATGTAGATCATCTGGTTTACAATTACAAAGACTGGAACTTAGGCGATGTGGCGAGAGCATTTGTACGATTGTTTGAGCATCTTGGGATTCGGCAATTTCACTTAGGAATAGGCGGCAGCATAGGTGGCGCATTGCTTTGGGAACTGCTAGCTATCGAGCCTAGTTTATTTAAGACTATCGTGCCTATCGCGGCAGACTGGAAAGCTACCGACTGGTTGATCGCCTGTTGCTATGTGCAAGAGCAAATCTTGTCAACATCCAGCGCACCACTTGAGACGGCAAGAAAGCATGCCATGACTTTTTATAGATCGCCGCAAAGTTTAAAGCACAAATTTCAGCGAGCTCAAGTCAATGATCAGTTTAAAGTGAATGCCTGGTTAGATCATCACGGTAAAATTTTGAAATCCAGATTTACACTACCAGCATACAGGCTGGTCAATCATTTGTTGCAAAGCACGGATGCGGCGAGGTCACATAAAAGTATTGATGAAGTTGTAGGCAATACAGAAACCCAAGTTCATCTAGTTGCGATTGACAGTGATGGATTCTTTGTTCCTCAAGAAGATAGAGATACGCATCAACGATTTAGAGATACAGGAAAAGTGCATTATTATGAAATCAAAAGTTTGCACGGTCATGATGCATTCTTGATTGAGCACGATCAGGTCTCGCACATTATTAATCAAATTCTAGCTACCGTGGTAGTAGAAAATCCAGTCGTATAAAATGACGACGTTATAATTATGAAAGAAATTCACTTATATATATTCGGTATTGGTAATGTAGGCAGCAAGCTTATTGAACAAGTACTGCAATCACATTCGTTTTTTAAGATACGACATCATCTGGATGTAAGAATCGTTGGTCTAGCCAATTCAAGAAAAGTTCTCATTGAACCAGATGGTATTGATGATAACTGGAAGCACTCTTTTGAGAACGATGGTGTCGTCAGGCAACCTGATAGTTTTTACCAGCATGCCCGATAT
This window harbors:
- the metK gene encoding methionine adenosyltransferase translates to MPYLFTSESVSEGHPDKVADQISDALLDNFLAFDPESKVACETLVTTGQVVLAGEVKSDTYLDVQNIAREIINEIGYTKGEYQFSGDSCGVISLIHEQSQDINQGVDRESKEEQGAGDQGMMFGYATSETDNYMPLALDISHKILIELAKLRRENDAITYLRPDAKSQVTIEYSDDNLPQRIDAIVISTQHDPFNEDDDAMLAQIKKDLVEILIPRVKDQLPEYAQNLFNDEITYHINPTGKFVIGGPHGDTGLTGRKIIVDTYGGKGAHGGGAFSGKDPSKVDRSAAYAARHVAKNLVAAGLASEVLVQVSYAIGVVEPTSILVDTYGTSTVDMTDGEISKHVAELFDMRPAAIEKRLKLRNPIYRDTAAYGHMGREPRTMTKVFESPYNGKVTKEVELFTWEKLDFVEKVKERFSI
- a CDS encoding tail fiber domain-containing protein, yielding MNNALRYIIFSLLFSTTGLFAQVGIGTIDPNSASMLDVHSVDGNKGIMIPRIDIPDLDSQNPIEGTIEESLLVYNTNGITGTGYHYWNGTGWSRLTTSRDNAAQTGANNDWSRNGNAGTTPGADTNNYIGTSDNAGLSIATNAIERIRVAANGNIGIGTGVTNPNRALVLKTEAGSDGISLDFASFDFNMINNGSFFDMQHTDINGTISMAFGNSRRLYFEESNLLPRIDAANNFSSTDGVYDIGRSDRHFRRVYTKGVHSNDPGADGGLRINIGPSGGSEVDYHLTDFAFFPIQNTKDLGRSDRPWRTLYFQNATQVSDRRKKENINDLSLGLETILKLKTYSYNYKTDASEREQYGFMAQDLLEDLPEVVHTGNDDEQTLSVDYTALIPILVNAIKEQQKRIEALEARP
- a CDS encoding alpha/beta fold hydrolase, whose product is MSVNLETYQIPDFESISGIKQDVHLTYRIYGCALHSAPIILVNHALTGNSDLESWWFEMVGPDKPLDTNRFTLLTIDLPGNGHDRDVDHLVYNYKDWNLGDVARAFVRLFEHLGIRQFHLGIGGSIGGALLWELLAIEPSLFKTIVPIAADWKATDWLIACCYVQEQILSTSSAPLETARKHAMTFYRSPQSLKHKFQRAQVNDQFKVNAWLDHHGKILKSRFTLPAYRLVNHLLQSTDAARSHKSIDEVVGNTETQVHLVAIDSDGFFVPQEDRDTHQRFRDTGKVHYYEIKSLHGHDAFLIEHDQVSHIINQILATVVVENPVV
- a CDS encoding O-acetylhomoserine aminocarboxypropyltransferase/cysteine synthase family protein, producing the protein MSTSNFATQSLHTGHDFKNNGGTRAVPLYQSTSYVFNNSDHAANLFSLAEPGFIYTRINNPTVDVLEQRLTALEGGLAAVATASGTSAISTTLLTLLRAGDHIVASNSLYGGTYNLLSVTLPRLGITTTFVNPNDDDAFAKAVQENTRAIFVESLGNPKLDVLDLKKISVQAKDAKVPLIVDNTVATPYLLNPIEHGANIVIHSLTKYINGNGTALGGIIIDAGTFDWTNGKFPEFTEPSPGYHGLVYSEALEAAAFIAKVRIEGLRDLGGAISPFNAWQIIQGLETLQLRIEKHSQSALELAKWLQTQEQVEWVNYPGLESSDYYDLAKKYLPKGQSGIVTFGVKGGYESAKKVVDSAQVFSLLANIGDTKSLIIHPASTTHQQLKDEDQLSTGVTKDLIRLSVGLEDIEDLKQDLVNAFAAIKSGVTA